From the genome of Miscanthus floridulus cultivar M001 chromosome 10, ASM1932011v1, whole genome shotgun sequence, one region includes:
- the LOC136488609 gene encoding uncharacterized protein: MVLELFAGRLLLANRLLGDGGVAPHPDHPPPRGLPSYPYRAPHGGAPALRHERGPWKTPGRRARQQCGHRDGSLRGEEERRKEGRRRRGDTLLGATESRGQALLGATARHRSRLPAPTATKPASRPPLMPLRPPLQPRSWEPRGRRRPTAGHRRDLRVDAGTYRRTPPVSHGKAPPPPPSARTPTRGRALRPPCARTLEPRPGGRPASWKQPLPVLEPGVVAFVWDEEIRMRGTMGFYRRSRACASPHQPSVLGVPHPAPGASPPHADDASSRHPMPGPRRPAPTRRRCRLPAPRARLPASRSQPPAPRPRTPTTQAPGALCPAPGVPPPHADDAGSRRSALGLLVVFSATGKHSSTSQAPDSDFININ; the protein is encoded by the exons ATGGTACTCGAACTTTTCGCCGGCCGTCTCCTCCTCGCCAACAGGCTTCTCGGCGACGGCGGCGTCGCACCTCACCCCGACCATCCTCCGCCTCGCGGCCTCCCATCTTACCCCTACCGCGCACCTCACGGCGGCGCCCCTGCCCTGCGACACGAGCGCGGCCCGTGGAAGACTCCGGGACGACGAGCTCGGCAGCAGTGCGGCCACCGGGACGGGAGCCTGCGTGGGGAGGAGGAGCGGAGgaaggaggggaggaggcggcgcggAGACACGCTGCTAGGCGCCACCGAGAGCCGCGGCCAGGCGCTGCTGGGAGCCACGGCAAGGCACCGGAGCCGCCTGCCCGCCCCTACAGCCACGAAGCCGGCCAGTCGCCCGCCCCTGATGCCGCTCCGCCCGCCCCTGCAGCCACGAAGCTGGGAGCCCAGAGGAAGAAGACGACCCACGGCCGGGCACCGCCGGGACCTGCGGGTAGACGCTGGGACCTACAGGCGGACGCCGCCGGTGAGCCACGGcaaggcgccgccgccgccgcccagcgcGCGCACGCCGACCCGTGGGCGGGCGCTGCGGCCTCCCTGCGCCCGCACCTTGGAGCCGCGACCGGGAGGTAGGCCCGCGTCCTGGAAGCAGCCCCTCCCTGTGCTCGAACCTGGAGTCGTGGCCTTTGTTTGGGATGAGGAGATAAGGATGAGGGGCACTATG GGTTTCTACCGCCGGTCCCGCGCCTGTGCCAGCCCACACCAGCCCTCGGTGCTtggcgtcccgcacccggcccccggcgcctcgcccccgcacgccgacgacgcaaGCTCTCGGCACCCCAtgcccggcccccggcgtcccgcccccACACGCCGACGATgcaggctcccggcgccccgcgcccggcTCCCAGCGTCCCGCAGCCAGCCCCCGGCgccccgcccccgcacgccgacgacgcaggctcccggcgccctgtgcccggcccccggcgtcccgcccccgcacgctgacgacgcaggctcccggcgCTCCGCGCTCGGCCTCCTCGTCGTCTTCTCCGCCaccggcaaacactcttccactTCTCAAGCTCCAG ATTCAGATTTTATTAATATTAATTAG
- the LOC136490202 gene encoding protein NO VEIN-like produces MSSSSVMPPPASPREHVERIRRERYYIGRGEQKNPLAEDMHQAINYLSQELYSKDVHFLMELVQNAEDNEYPSEVAPSLEFLITSKDITGCGASSTLLIFNNERGFSATNIESICRVGKSTKKGNRHQGYIGEKGIGFKSVFLISSQPHIFSNGYQIKFNEKPCAECNIGYIVPQWVESTPSLSDIEALYGCSKVLPTTIIILPLKSEKIDAVKRQLSSMHPEMLLFLTKIRKLSVREDNSDPSNTTVSEISISSEKNYQARKNMHAESYTIHLSAEETGKDEAECGYYMWRQKFPVKPENRVDKRAEIDEWVITLAFPHGERLSRGKQLLRQGRLYCLTVRGTREF; encoded by the exons ATGTCGTCGTCCTCGGTGATGCCGCCGCCGGCGTCGCCGCGGGAGCACGTGGAGAGGATCCGGCGGGAGCGCTACTACATCGGGCGCGGCGAGCAGAAGAACCCACTGGCGGAGGATATGCACCAGGCCATCAACTACCTCTCTCAGGAGCTCTACTCCAAGGACGTGCACTTCCTCATGGAGCTCGTGCAG AACGCTGAAGATAATGAATACCCTTCTGAAGTAGCACCTTCTTTGGAGTTCCTCATTACATCAAAGGATATTACTGGATGTGGTGCATCCTCAACTTTGCTCATCTTCAACAATGAGAGGGGTTTCTCTGCAACCAATATAGAGTCAATTTGTCGTGTTGGGAAATCAACAAAGAAGGGAAACAGACATCAGGGTTACATTGGAGAGAAAG GTATTGGGTTCAAAAGTGTGTTCTTGATATCAAGTCAGCCCCACATATTCAGCAACGGCTATCAgatcaagttcaatgagaaacCTTGTGCAGAATGCAATATTGGGTACATTGTACCTCAGTGGGTGGAATCCACACCTAGCCTTTCCGACATCGAAGCATTATATGGGTGCTCAAAGGTCCTACCTACAACTATCATCATCTTACCATTGAAGAGTGAGAAGATTGATGCGGTGAAGAGGCAGCTGTCAAGCATGCATCCTGAAATGCTACTGTTCCTGACAAAGATCAGGAAACTTTCTGTCCGGGAGGATAACTCTGATCCCAGCAATACAACTGTTAGTGAGATTTCGATATCCAGTGAAAAGAACTACCAAGCCAGGAAGAACATGCATGCTGAGTCGTACACAATCCATTTATCTGCTGAAGAGACCGGGAAAGATGAAGCTGAATGTGGTTATTATATGTGGAGGCAGAAATTCCCAGTAAAGCCAGAGAACAGAGTCGATAAGCGTGCTGAAATTGATGAATGGGTGATAACCCTGGCCTTCCCACATGGTGAGCGTCTGTCCCGTGGGAAGCAGCTGCTTCGTCAAGGGAGGCTATACTGTTTGACAGTCCGTGGAACAAGGGAATTCTAG